A single genomic interval of Legionella israelensis harbors:
- a CDS encoding heavy metal-binding domain-containing protein, whose amino-acid sequence MTVTTGLSGNEIYCLAEKGYAPGNIVVGNSVHSLGLLGSVGSGLKAIMGGELKQITQWIEEGRKSAYQRMLQEAVSQKATGITGVTSQIIFHGSNVEFLTIGSAIHADKTNFNNKFSTSDDGQELYAQLDAGYKPICFAFGNVAYSMGVGRGLLGSLKTLGRGEIKEYSKIFNQTRHLALNRIIGHARTHGANAVLGIRTTILPFGGVNEMLMIGTASHNSQLPTDKLQTLISSDMTNVEMWNMASKGYIPLRLLLGTSVYSLGLVGGITSVIKSFVRGEINELTRLLYDARENALAIINDEAKVIDADDVVGIKTYVYQIGNGLIEFLAIGTAVKKLPNINTQSPQLPPQAIVVDRDTFYSSVNTNSLNVNANKGAKPINKGYMSWLVPVIIILLIVIHILWGQFF is encoded by the coding sequence ATGACGGTAACGACGGGGTTATCTGGAAACGAAATTTATTGCCTTGCCGAAAAAGGATATGCTCCAGGAAATATTGTAGTTGGTAACAGCGTTCATTCTCTAGGCCTGCTCGGCAGCGTGGGTTCCGGGTTGAAAGCGATCATGGGTGGCGAATTAAAACAAATTACCCAGTGGATAGAAGAAGGACGCAAGAGCGCCTATCAACGAATGTTGCAAGAAGCGGTCAGTCAAAAGGCAACAGGGATCACAGGCGTGACCAGCCAGATCATCTTTCATGGATCGAATGTGGAGTTTCTTACCATTGGCTCAGCCATACACGCGGACAAAACGAATTTCAATAACAAATTTTCCACCTCGGATGACGGTCAGGAACTGTACGCACAATTAGATGCCGGTTACAAGCCTATCTGCTTTGCTTTTGGCAATGTGGCTTATTCAATGGGAGTAGGACGAGGACTTCTCGGTAGTTTGAAAACTTTGGGGCGTGGTGAAATTAAAGAATACTCCAAAATCTTTAATCAAACCCGTCATTTGGCCTTAAACCGTATTATTGGACACGCCAGAACACATGGTGCCAATGCCGTGCTTGGGATTCGAACTACTATTTTGCCATTCGGAGGGGTTAATGAAATGCTGATGATAGGAACAGCTTCACACAACTCCCAACTCCCCACCGATAAACTTCAGACTCTGATCAGCAGTGACATGACCAATGTTGAAATGTGGAATATGGCCAGCAAAGGATATATACCACTGCGCTTACTGCTGGGAACGTCGGTTTATTCCCTGGGATTGGTCGGCGGTATTACATCCGTCATCAAGTCTTTTGTGCGCGGCGAAATTAACGAATTAACCCGCCTGTTGTATGATGCACGAGAAAATGCACTGGCGATTATCAATGATGAAGCCAAAGTCATAGACGCAGATGACGTGGTTGGTATTAAAACGTATGTTTATCAGATAGGCAATGGCTTAATTGAGTTTTTAGCGATAGGCACTGCAGTAAAAAAATTACCCAACATCAATACGCAATCACCACAGCTTCCTCCTCAAGCCATTGTAGTTGATCGTGACACGTTTTACAGTTCCGTTAATACGAACAGTCTTAATGTTAATGCAAATAAAGGAGCCAAGCCTATTAATAAAGGATACATGTCCTGGCTTGTTCCTGTCATTATTATTCTTCTGATAGTTATTCATATCTTGTGGGGCCAGTTTTTCTAA
- the lolB gene encoding lipoprotein insertase outer membrane protein LolB gives MLTKIIKIISVLFFFLLAACAPHPRAASELPVDDEAKAVEAKPVAEQERETAKVSSWEISGAMAAKSKNKAWSASLNWLQRGINNYQMRLFGPLGSGTVIIEKKGGTVTYRDGPKTASSRNASELLLKQTGIRLPVNNLYYWVRGLPAPGSVQGEKRDRYNHLSQLKQGGYVINYARYTSVKGKDLPSKIYLQGHGLSIKLVIRSWKI, from the coding sequence ATGTTAACGAAAATAATAAAAATAATATCGGTATTGTTTTTCTTCCTTTTAGCGGCTTGTGCTCCCCATCCACGCGCTGCTTCCGAACTGCCGGTTGATGATGAGGCTAAAGCTGTTGAAGCTAAACCTGTGGCTGAACAAGAAAGAGAAACAGCCAAGGTCTCCTCTTGGGAAATCTCCGGCGCCATGGCAGCAAAAAGCAAAAATAAAGCCTGGTCGGCTTCTCTCAACTGGCTACAGAGAGGCATAAACAATTATCAAATGCGCCTCTTTGGACCTTTAGGAAGCGGAACCGTCATCATTGAAAAAAAAGGCGGTACTGTCACCTATCGAGATGGACCAAAAACAGCAAGTTCCCGTAACGCAAGCGAATTACTGCTGAAGCAGACCGGTATCCGTCTCCCCGTTAATAATCTTTATTATTGGGTAAGAGGACTTCCTGCACCTGGGTCGGTACAAGGGGAAAAACGCGACCGGTATAATCACTTAAGCCAATTAAAACAAGGAGGTTATGTCATCAATTATGCTCGCTATACTTCAGTGAAAGGGAAAGATCTACCCAGTAAAATCTACTTACAGGGCCATGGACTATCAATCAAACTGGTCATAAGAAGCTGGAAGATATAA
- the fis gene encoding DNA-binding transcriptional regulator Fis — translation MCCFLKEELTQMTTISSKIGDATASLAESVTQSVQKYFSELNGTDPVDLYQFVLEEIETPLFRAVMEHCKYNQSRAAIMLGISRGTLRTKLRRYFDDKYVGTRE, via the coding sequence TTAAAGGAGGAGTTAACACAAATGACAACAATCAGTAGTAAGATCGGAGATGCAACAGCTTCTTTGGCCGAGAGTGTCACTCAGTCAGTACAAAAATACTTTTCCGAGCTTAATGGCACTGATCCTGTTGATTTATATCAATTTGTTCTGGAAGAGATTGAAACCCCATTATTTCGCGCAGTTATGGAGCATTGCAAATACAATCAGTCTCGTGCGGCGATTATGTTGGGAATTAGTCGAGGAACTTTGCGCACTAAATTAAGACGTTATTTTGATGATAAATACGTTGGAACTCGTGAATAA
- the mutM gene encoding bifunctional DNA-formamidopyrimidine glycosylase/DNA-(apurinic or apyrimidinic site) lyase — MPELPEVETTKQGIRPFLVNQTIKAIIVRQPKLRYPVSADIEQCINQSLLEVSRRGKYLLLHLSKGTLLIHLGMSGHLRILTSKLAAGKHDHIDLILNNDHVLRYCDPRRFGFWLFIPENPCEHPFLKNLGPEPLSKTFNGKYLYNVSRHKKTAIKSLLMSNEMVVGIGNIYATESLYLAGIHPQIAAEKLTMQDSHHLVACIKKVLRQAVNAGGTTLKDFYGISGKPGYFAQSLLVYGRKNQPCIKCNNLIASIKINGRNSAYCPFCQIP, encoded by the coding sequence ATGCCTGAATTACCTGAAGTCGAAACCACCAAACAAGGCATAAGGCCTTTTCTGGTCAATCAAACCATTAAAGCCATCATTGTCCGCCAGCCAAAGTTAAGATACCCCGTATCTGCCGATATTGAACAATGCATCAATCAGTCTCTTCTTGAGGTCAGCAGAAGAGGCAAATATCTTCTTTTGCACCTTTCCAAAGGTACTCTGCTGATTCATCTCGGAATGTCCGGGCATCTCAGGATTTTGACTTCAAAGCTTGCTGCAGGCAAGCATGATCATATTGATTTAATCTTAAACAATGACCATGTTTTAAGATATTGTGACCCAAGACGCTTTGGTTTTTGGCTTTTTATTCCTGAAAATCCCTGCGAACATCCTTTTCTGAAAAATTTAGGGCCTGAGCCCTTATCGAAAACTTTTAATGGGAAGTATCTCTATAATGTTAGCCGTCATAAAAAAACAGCCATCAAGTCCTTACTGATGTCTAATGAAATGGTCGTTGGTATAGGTAATATATATGCTACTGAAAGCTTGTACCTGGCGGGCATTCACCCTCAAATAGCGGCCGAAAAATTAACGATGCAAGACTCTCATCATCTTGTTGCCTGCATCAAAAAGGTATTGAGACAAGCAGTCAATGCCGGCGGAACTACATTAAAAGATTTCTATGGAATTTCCGGCAAACCCGGTTATTTTGCTCAATCCTTACTCGTTTATGGGCGTAAAAATCAGCCTTGCATTAAGTGTAATAATTTAATAGCAAGCATTAAAATTAATGGCAGAAATTCAGCCTATTGTCCTTTCTGTCAAATCCCCTAG
- a CDS encoding ribose-phosphate pyrophosphokinase → MSTMMIFTGNANPELALKISSHLQMPMGQATVGTFSDGETMVEILENVRGKDVFIIQSTCSPANDNLMELLTMADALRRSSAGRITAVVPYFGYARQDRRVRSARVPITAKVVADMMASVGICRVLTVDLHADQIQGFFYMPVDNVYSTPVLIEDIKNQKLKNLMVISPDVGGVVRARAMAKRLNDVELSIIDKRRSGPNKAEVMHIIGDPAGRNCLIVDDIVDTAGTLCSAAAKLKENGAASVRAYITHPVLSGPAVDNINNSSLDEVVVTDTIRLSEAAKTCHKIRVVSLADMLAQAIKRVNIEESVSSMFSE, encoded by the coding sequence ATGTCCACAATGATGATCTTTACCGGCAATGCCAATCCTGAGCTTGCATTAAAAATTTCTTCTCACCTACAGATGCCCATGGGCCAAGCTACTGTTGGCACCTTTAGTGATGGCGAAACCATGGTTGAAATTCTGGAAAATGTACGTGGAAAGGATGTGTTTATTATCCAATCCACCTGCTCTCCTGCCAATGACAATCTCATGGAATTATTGACCATGGCAGATGCACTGCGACGCTCATCTGCTGGCCGTATCACTGCAGTGGTTCCCTATTTTGGTTATGCTCGACAGGATAGGCGCGTGCGCTCAGCAAGAGTACCTATTACTGCCAAAGTCGTGGCAGACATGATGGCATCCGTAGGCATCTGCCGTGTACTTACCGTTGATCTTCACGCCGATCAGATTCAAGGATTTTTTTATATGCCGGTTGATAACGTATATTCAACCCCGGTACTCATTGAAGATATAAAAAATCAGAAATTAAAAAATCTTATGGTTATCTCGCCTGATGTAGGGGGAGTGGTCAGAGCACGCGCAATGGCTAAACGATTAAATGATGTCGAACTCTCCATTATTGATAAAAGACGCAGTGGACCCAATAAGGCTGAGGTTATGCATATCATTGGCGACCCGGCAGGACGCAATTGCCTCATCGTAGATGATATTGTAGATACAGCCGGCACTTTATGCTCGGCTGCTGCCAAACTAAAGGAAAATGGAGCTGCCAGCGTCAGAGCATATATTACGCATCCCGTATTATCGGGACCTGCAGTAGACAATATCAATAACTCGTCTTTGGATGAAGTTGTAGTCACTGACACCATTCGATTATCCGAAGCAGCAAAAACATGCCATAAAATAAGAGTTGTCAGCCTTGCAGATATGCTGGCACAAGCCATTAAGCGTGTAAATATTGAAGAGTCTGTTAGCTCAATGTTCAGTGAGTGA
- the ggt gene encoding gamma-glutamyltransferase, which translates to MNLIRICYVAFILFSQWLFAGSYDDIPPGYAVASAHPLATQAGLDVLKQGGNAFDAAIAVASVLGVVAPYHSGLGGGGFWLLHDARTHKNIFIDGREVAPLAAKKDMFLAKDGQVIKDLSLNGGLAAAIPGQPAAMAYIASHYGRFPLSRSLAAAIKLADDGFIVDHQFWSFSTMRDRLKQLRRYPATGKIFLNHGNPYQPGERLIQSDLAKTLRTFAKKGHAGFYEGIVAEKLVKGINQEGGVWALKDLKNYQVKIRKPLQGVYQNMRIITAPPPSAGGVSLLVMLNILTNYPLQSFSKAQWVHHLVEAMRLAYWQRFQYLGDPDFVNIPLDRLLSEKNAQWLTTFIQPDKATASQLLPNAVREKNMRGNTTHISVIDAEGNLVAATLTVNYIFGSGVIAEGTGVLLNDEMDDFSSKTGVKNVFGLVGNAANSIAPGKRPVSSMTPTFLEMPGRLAIFGTPGGSRIPTMMLLGTLQFHKDHGAISMVSAMRFHHQYLPDWLQFEPDTFPSSLQNELKNMGYKLVPLFQYYGDMQAITWDKKNHLLTAASDPRHIGLAVAVTSRMEGYGVNY; encoded by the coding sequence ATGAACCTTATACGTATTTGTTATGTCGCATTTATCCTTTTCTCTCAATGGCTGTTTGCCGGATCATACGATGATATTCCCCCAGGGTATGCAGTAGCCAGTGCTCATCCTCTGGCAACCCAGGCGGGGCTTGACGTTTTAAAACAAGGCGGTAATGCTTTTGATGCTGCAATTGCTGTGGCCTCTGTCTTGGGTGTTGTGGCACCTTATCATTCTGGTCTCGGCGGTGGGGGATTCTGGCTGTTGCATGATGCGAGGACTCACAAAAATATTTTTATTGACGGAAGAGAAGTAGCGCCTCTTGCAGCTAAAAAAGATATGTTTTTGGCAAAAGATGGACAAGTGATTAAAGATTTATCTCTTAATGGTGGATTGGCTGCGGCTATTCCTGGCCAACCTGCAGCAATGGCTTATATTGCTTCTCATTATGGGCGCTTTCCATTGTCTCGATCTTTGGCAGCTGCAATTAAACTGGCAGATGATGGATTCATTGTTGATCATCAGTTTTGGTCATTCAGCACCATGAGAGACAGGTTAAAGCAGCTTAGACGCTATCCTGCAACGGGAAAAATATTTTTAAATCATGGCAACCCCTATCAGCCTGGAGAACGATTGATACAATCTGATCTGGCAAAAACTTTAAGGACATTTGCTAAAAAGGGTCATGCGGGTTTTTATGAAGGCATTGTTGCAGAAAAACTGGTCAAAGGTATTAACCAGGAAGGAGGAGTCTGGGCATTAAAAGATCTGAAAAACTACCAGGTTAAAATACGCAAGCCCTTGCAGGGTGTTTATCAAAACATGCGGATTATCACGGCTCCACCACCCTCTGCCGGCGGTGTTTCATTATTGGTTATGCTTAATATTTTGACAAATTACCCCTTGCAGTCTTTTTCGAAGGCACAATGGGTACATCATTTGGTTGAAGCCATGCGCCTTGCCTATTGGCAGCGCTTTCAATATTTAGGTGATCCTGATTTTGTTAATATTCCACTGGACAGACTTTTATCAGAGAAAAATGCTCAATGGCTGACAACTTTTATTCAACCCGATAAGGCGACGGCAAGTCAGTTATTACCCAATGCTGTTCGAGAAAAAAATATGAGGGGAAATACAACACATATCTCAGTGATCGATGCAGAAGGAAATCTTGTTGCTGCAACTTTGACAGTGAATTATATTTTCGGCTCCGGCGTCATTGCTGAAGGAACAGGGGTTTTGCTGAACGATGAAATGGATGATTTTTCTTCAAAGACTGGAGTAAAAAATGTGTTTGGCCTTGTAGGCAATGCAGCAAATAGTATTGCTCCAGGTAAACGACCCGTATCCAGCATGACACCTACATTTCTCGAAATGCCTGGGCGCTTAGCCATCTTTGGTACGCCGGGCGGAAGCAGAATACCCACCATGATGCTTTTAGGAACATTGCAGTTTCACAAAGATCATGGCGCCATTTCGATGGTTTCAGCAATGCGCTTTCATCATCAATATTTGCCTGACTGGTTACAGTTTGAGCCTGATACATTTCCCAGCTCTTTGCAAAACGAATTGAAAAACATGGGTTATAAGTTGGTGCCTTTATTTCAATATTATGGTGATATGCAAGCCATTACCTGGGACAAGAAAAATCATCTGCTTACAGCAGCTTCTGATCCGAGGCATATAGGGCTTGCCGTAGCAGTGACGAGTCGCATGGAAGGATATGGGGTTAATTATTAA
- the coaD gene encoding pantetheine-phosphate adenylyltransferase: MKQKVIYPGTFDPVTNGHIDIIKRAAKLFPEMVIGVASNRAKQPFFPLQTRIRLVEESLKELTSVVVVGFDCLLIDFVKQQKASIILRGLRAVSDFEYEFQLAGMNRKLSRHIETIFLTPSEDLMFISSTLVREIALLGGDVSQFVPENVVQALKEKVR, from the coding sequence ATGAAACAAAAAGTAATTTATCCAGGCACTTTTGACCCGGTAACTAACGGTCATATTGATATCATCAAGCGTGCAGCAAAACTTTTTCCCGAGATGGTGATTGGAGTGGCAAGTAATCGGGCTAAACAACCCTTTTTCCCTTTACAAACGCGAATAAGACTGGTTGAGGAATCGCTTAAAGAACTGACATCTGTCGTTGTGGTGGGATTTGATTGTCTGCTTATTGATTTTGTAAAACAGCAGAAGGCAAGCATTATATTACGTGGTCTGCGAGCTGTTTCCGATTTTGAGTATGAATTTCAATTAGCGGGTATGAACCGTAAGCTGTCTCGCCATATTGAGACCATCTTTTTGACTCCCTCAGAAGATTTAATGTTTATCTCCTCGACGTTAGTGCGTGAAATTGCTTTACTGGGTGGAGATGTATCACAATTTGTTCCTGAAAATGTCGTGCAAGCTTTAAAAGAAAAAGTCCGCTAG
- a CDS encoding DesA family fatty acid desaturase: MVFGLLNLTFWGYVIATIVLTQITIAAVTIYLHRHQTHRALDLHPVVSHFFRFWLWLTTGMITAEWVAIHRKHHATTDVEGDPHSPKVMGIKKVFWQGAELYREASKDKAMIAKYSHGTPNDRIEKHLYQRHSSKGILIMLLLDLLLFGVPGISIWAIQMLWIPLHAAGVVNGIGHYWGYRNFECPDAATNIFPWGFWIGGEELHNNHHTFASSAKFSIKWWEFDLGWFYIRCLSFLRLAKVRKLPPKLAIDAGKFHVDLETVKAVISNRFHVMSHYYRNVVRPILKHEKQNLAPNHSDKKLFQRAGRLFKRPDALLSPSAKSHLETLLKSREQLKLVYHFKQSLQNIWLKTASSQKELVDSLQHWCRQAEESGLEVLSQFAQQLKSYVPRSIKI; encoded by the coding sequence ATGGTTTTTGGATTATTAAACTTGACATTTTGGGGATATGTGATTGCTACAATAGTGTTGACACAAATTACTATTGCTGCTGTAACCATTTATCTGCATCGTCATCAAACACACAGAGCATTGGATTTACATCCTGTTGTCAGTCATTTTTTTCGTTTTTGGCTGTGGCTTACCACGGGTATGATAACAGCGGAATGGGTGGCTATTCATCGCAAACACCATGCCACGACTGATGTGGAAGGTGACCCCCACAGTCCAAAGGTCATGGGTATTAAAAAGGTATTTTGGCAGGGGGCGGAATTATATCGTGAGGCCAGCAAAGATAAAGCAATGATCGCTAAATATTCTCACGGAACGCCCAATGACCGGATCGAAAAGCATTTGTATCAACGCCATTCCTCTAAAGGCATTTTAATCATGCTTTTACTGGACTTGTTATTGTTTGGTGTGCCAGGCATTAGCATTTGGGCTATTCAAATGCTATGGATACCTCTGCATGCGGCGGGCGTTGTCAATGGTATTGGACATTATTGGGGATATCGTAATTTTGAATGTCCTGACGCTGCCACCAATATTTTCCCCTGGGGTTTTTGGATAGGTGGTGAAGAATTGCATAATAATCATCATACTTTTGCCTCTTCTGCAAAATTTTCAATCAAGTGGTGGGAGTTTGATCTGGGCTGGTTCTACATTCGCTGCTTGTCATTTTTGCGGCTTGCCAAGGTGAGAAAATTACCGCCTAAGCTTGCTATAGATGCTGGTAAATTCCATGTCGATTTGGAGACGGTAAAGGCGGTAATTTCCAATCGATTTCACGTGATGTCACATTATTACCGGAACGTCGTGCGACCTATTTTGAAACATGAAAAACAAAATCTTGCCCCCAATCATTCAGATAAAAAACTGTTTCAGCGGGCAGGGCGATTGTTTAAACGTCCGGATGCCTTGTTATCTCCCTCGGCAAAATCTCATCTTGAAACGCTGTTAAAAAGTCGCGAGCAGTTAAAACTGGTGTATCATTTCAAACAGTCTTTGCAAAACATCTGGTTAAAAACGGCTTCTTCCCAGAAAGAACTGGTGGATTCCTTGCAGCATTGGTGCCGACAGGCAGAAGAGTCCGGTTTGGAGGTATTAAGTCAATTTGCCCAGCAATTGAAGAGCTATGTGCCAAGAAGCATTAAGATATAA
- a CDS encoding lysophospholipid acyltransferase family protein, giving the protein MRISRLRTAWIIFLSGFYTAYACSRAIIKSLFGKPSRAWVDQVIDQWINRLLNLIGVKCKVFNPHNVEPQPGEATIIMCNHSSLYDIPISYKTFPDHSIRMLAKKELSNILLLGRAMKIAEFPFVDRKNRHQAIKDLAYMKKLMESGIVMWIAPEGTRSKDGKVAKFKKGGFITAIEAKATIIPIGIRGAFDILPARTYRFNINRTAEIHIGKPINTSEYSMENKEKLISKVHKEIRTLAGEKKNSSEE; this is encoded by the coding sequence ATGAGAATAAGTCGATTACGAACCGCGTGGATTATTTTCCTTTCCGGATTTTATACAGCCTACGCTTGCTCGCGCGCAATAATAAAAAGCCTTTTTGGCAAACCAAGCCGCGCCTGGGTGGATCAGGTTATTGACCAGTGGATTAACCGTTTATTAAATCTGATTGGTGTTAAATGTAAGGTATTTAATCCTCACAACGTGGAACCTCAGCCCGGTGAGGCTACGATCATCATGTGTAATCATTCCAGTCTTTACGATATTCCAATCAGTTATAAAACTTTTCCAGACCACTCCATTCGTATGCTGGCTAAAAAGGAATTATCCAATATTCTGCTGTTGGGGCGCGCCATGAAAATTGCCGAATTTCCATTTGTTGATCGAAAAAACCGCCATCAGGCCATTAAAGATTTGGCTTACATGAAAAAACTGATGGAAAGCGGTATTGTGATGTGGATTGCTCCGGAAGGTACACGTTCAAAAGACGGTAAAGTGGCGAAATTCAAAAAAGGCGGTTTTATCACCGCAATAGAGGCAAAAGCAACCATTATCCCTATAGGTATTCGTGGTGCTTTTGATATCCTGCCTGCGCGAACTTATCGTTTTAACATTAACCGAACAGCAGAAATTCATATTGGAAAGCCAATTAATACCTCAGAATACTCTATGGAAAATAAAGAAAAACTGATCAGTAAAGTTCATAAAGAAATTCGAACTTTAGCTGGTGAAAAAAAAAATTCCTCTGAAGAATAA